The nucleotide sequence GTTGAATCTCAATTATCTTCATAGCCCAAACCCTATAACTTGGCACTTGGTAGTTGGTAGGCAGGGGCCTATTTTGGGCAAATGATGCTTTATTGCAATAATGACGAAAAACAATAATGTTTATGCATTCTAATGTAGATTTGATTCCCACGATGTTCTCTCTTATaacatttaataatttaatctagttgtgaaaaaaaaaaggggtttaGCGAACTTGTGAAATTAACCATCTCATCCTCATCCCGAAGAAATGCCGACCatgtttttgttgattttcattttcatgaacCGATCCACGACTAACTGATAGACACAGAGAATGCCAGTTAATAATAATCATCATCATGCCATTCTTCGTTTTCTGAAGTTTCTCGCCGTCAATAATGTCTTTGTTCAAACCGTCCCCTCCGACATTTCGATGCTTCTTCTCAATCTCAAGTGAAACCAATTACTTTCAAACTGCTTCAACACTGTCGCCAGCCACTCTCCAAATCAATCAATCACGTATGCAGCTGCAACCGTGAGATATTAGCTCTAGGTCGCTGTGGCCAAGTCAAACAAGCAAGGAATCTGTTCGACCATATGCCTCAACCAGACGCTTTCCTTATGCTTCCATGATCACTGTTTACTTGAACAACCACCATCTTCCCGACGCAAAGACCCTCTTTCAGATGATACCCACGCCTAGTCTTGTTGCTCGATTTGCAATGATTCATGGCTATTTCAAAATCATTTAGATGAAGCAAACCATCTTTTCAATAATATGCCATACCGAACCTATACTCTTGGAACATCATGGTCTCAGGTTATCTTAATGCCAACAGAGTAAGCGAAGCCATTGAACTCTCCAATTCAATGCCTCCTAGGAACACCATGTCTTGGACAACTATGGTTACAGGTCTAGCACAAAACAAAATGGCTAGACTTGCAAGGGAGTACTTTGATCGCATGCCAAATAAAGATGTAGTTGCTTGGAATGCTATGATCACATATGTCGACGAGGGACTCGTGGCAGAAGCTAGTGAGCTTTTCTGTTTGATGCGGGAAAGAAATATCGTCACTTGGAATGTGATGATTGGTGGTTATGCCAAAAGCGGAGCCAAAGAGGAAGCCTTAAAGCACCTAATTTTCATGCTTCAGTTTTGCTTTAAGCCTAATGGAACAATCATGACTAGCGTATTGAGCTCAAGTGAGGGGATGATGGAGCTCATGCAAGCTCATCTACTGGTCATATGTCATGGTAACACATTAGTTGCGAATGTTCTTATTGATATGTATGCCAGAAATGGAGATGTTACCTCTGTTAGGCATGTGTTTGAGCATCTTGGGGATAATAAGGATGCGGTATCATGGGCTGCAATGATATTGGCATTCTCAAACCATGGATATGGTCACCATGCATTGCAGGTGTTTGTACAGATGCTGAGATCCGGAGCCAAGCCAGATGGTATTACTTTTGTTGGAGTCTTATCTATGTTGGAAAAATTGGGTCTAATAGCTATAATAAATCACTtagaaaatcaagaaataattcatgcaattttATATCACA is from Malus sylvestris chromosome 5, drMalSylv7.2, whole genome shotgun sequence and encodes:
- the LOC126622984 gene encoding pentatricopeptide repeat-containing protein At4g02750-like, producing the protein YAIPNLYSWNIMVSGYLNANRVSEAIELSNSMPPRNTMSWTTMVTGLAQNKMARLAREYFDRMPNKDVVAWNAMITYVDEGLVAEASELFCLMRERNIVTWNVMIGGYAKSGAKEEALKHLIFMLQFCFKPNGTIMTSVLSSSEGMMELMQAHLLVICHGNTLVANVLIDMYARNGDVTSVRHVFEHLGDNKDAVSWAAMILAFSNHGYGHHALQVFVQMLRSGAKPDGITFVGVLSMLEKLGLIAIINHLENQEIIHAILYHNNACI